From the Variovorax paradoxus genome, the window GCGGTCTTCAACAAGAGCGACAACCTCACCATCGTCGTCGACAACAACTACACATCGGCCACCGGCGGACAGGACATCCTCTCGTCGCACGCCGTCAACAAGACGCGCAGCACCGGCCACGAGATCGAGCGCGCGGTGCGCGGCGTCGGCGTCGAGTGGGTGAAGACATTGCGTCGCACCTACGACGTCGCAGGCATGCGCGACGCGCTGAAAGAGGCGCTCACCACCAAGACCAAGGGTCCGAAGGTGCTCATCGCGCAGTCGGAGTGCATGCTCAACAAGCAACGCCGCGAGAAGCCGCTGGTGCGCAAGGCCGTCGCCGACGGCAAGCGCATGGTGCGCGAAAAATTCGGTGTCGATTCCGACACCTGCACCGGCGACCATTCGTGCATTCGTCTGTCTGGCTGCCCTTCGCTGTCGATCAAGCCCAATCCCGATCCGCTGCGTACCGACCCGGTGGCCACCGTGCTCGACAGCTGCGTGGGCTGCGGCGTGTGCGGCGAGGTCTCGCACGCCGCGGTGCTGTGCCCTTCGTTCTACAAGGCGCAGATCGTCAGCAACCCGAGCCGTTGGGACCTGTGGCGTGAACGCGTGCGCGCCGCCGTCATCGGCTGGCTGCAGCGTGGCGAAGCCCGCCGCCGCGAAGCCTTCGCCTTCTGAAACGATGACCGCTGCGCAACCCATCAAGATCGCGATCCTCGCCATGGGCGGGGAGGGCGGCGGCGTGCTGGCCGACTGGATCGTCGACATGGGCGAGGCCAACGGCTACGTCGCCCAGACCACCTCGGTGCCCGGCGTGGCCCAGCGCACGGGCGCCACCATCTACTACGTCGAGTTGTACCCGCTGGCACAGGCCGAGGCCGATGGTGGCCGCCCGGTGCTCGCGCTCATGCCGCTGCCGGGCGATGTCGACGTAGTGCTGGCTTCGGAACTCATGGAGGCGGGGCGCGCCGTGCAGCGAGGCCTCGTCACGCAGGAACGCACGACGCTCATCGCGTCGACGCACCGCGTGTTCTCGATCGCGGAGAAGAGCGCGCTCGGAGACGGACGCGTGGAGAGCGGCCAACTGCTTGCGCACACGGCCAGGGCCGCCAAGCGGTTCATCCGCTTCGACATGGCGCAGGCGGCGGAGGCATCGGGCAGCGTGATCAGCGCCGTGCTCTTCGGCGCGCTCGCGGGCTCGGGCGTCCTGCCGTTCAGCCGCGCGCAGTTCGAATCGACCATCGAACGCGGCGGCGTGGGCGTCAAGCCCAGCCTTAAGGCCTTCGGTGCAGCGTTCGATCGCGCGCAAGGCGGCGACGACGGTGAGCCTGCGGTCCAGGCGGCGGTTGCCGCGCCTGCGCCGCAGCCGCGCCACCCGGCCGTGCGCGCGCTGGTCGAGCGCGTGCAGCGCAGCTTTCCGGAGGCCGCGCAAAACCTGTTGCTCGAAGGCGTGCGCCGTCTCATCGACTACCAGGACGTGGCGTATGCCGGCCTGTACCTCGACCGCATGGCCGCTGTAGCGGCCATCCCTGGGGACAACCAGCGCCTGCTGGACGAGACGGCGCGCCATCTGGCGCTGTGGATGTCCTACGAGGACACCGCTCGCGTGGCCGCGCTCAAGACCCGCGCCACCCGTTTCGAGCGGGTGCGGGGCGAGGCACGCGTGCAACCGGACCAGGTGCTGGCCATCAACGAATACATGCACCCGCGCCTGCAGGAGATATGCGAGACGCTGCCAGGCGGCATCGGCCGCTGGCTCATGGGGTCGACGCTGCCGAAGAAGCTCGTGGAGCGCTTCACCCAACATGGCCGCGTGATCCAGACCAGCTCGCTGCGCGGCTACCTCATGCTGCGCACCGTCGCGGCCATGAAGCGCTGGCGCCTTTCCACGATGCGCTATGCCGACGAGAACCGCCGCATCGAGCAATGGCTGCAGCGCATTGCCGCCACAGCACAGCGCAACCCCGAGCTCGCCGTCGAGCTCGCGCAGTGCCAGCGTCTCGTGAAGGGCTACAGCGACACGCACGAGCGCGGCGTCCGCAACTACGACACCGTGATGCGCGCCTTCGAACGCGCCGGAGCGGCGCTGGCACCGGCCACGCTGCGAGAACTGCGCGACGCGGCGCTGGCCGACGAACACGGCCACAAGCTGCAGGCCGCGCTGGTACAGCACGCACTGGCCTGAAGAGACGAAGAAGATGACCGCACCCTCCGCCACCCTTTCATTGCGCGTCGTCGAAGCGCGGGAACTGAATCCGCTGATCCGCATGCTGCGTCTGCGCGCCGACGATGGCCGTGCACTGCCCGGTTTCGCGGCCGGTGCGCACGTCCGCGTGCAGGTGTCGCTGCCCGATGGCAGGACGGACTGGCGCCATTACTCGCTCATCAATTTCGCGACCGCCCGCAATGCCACCAATGCGCCGACGGAGTATGTGATCGCTGTGCGCAAGGAAGCGGAGGGCCGGGGCGGCTCGCGCTTCATGCACGAGCATCTGAGGGAGGGCGACGCGCTTGCGATCGAAGCCCCGAAGAACGACTTTCCGCTGCACACCGGGCCGGGCGGCTCGGTGCTGGTGGCCGGCGGCATCGGCGTCACGCCGCTCGCCACCATGGCCGCCCGCCGCCGTGCGGAAGGCGCGCCCGTGCGCATGCACTATGCCGGCCGTGCGCGTGAGCTGATGGCTTTCCTGCCCGAGCTGCAGGACCTGCTGGGCGACGACCTGCGCGTGCACACCGACGCAGAAGCCGGCCGGCCGCTGGACATCGACGCACTGCTCGACGACGTGCCCGCTGGCGACCGCCTCTACGTCTGCGGCCCGAAGGTCATGCTCGACGCCGTGCTGGAGCGCACGCAGGCACGCGGCTGGGAGCACGACCGCGTGCACTTCGAACTGTTCACCGAGGTCGTCGCCGAGGCCGGCGACCAGCCTTTCGAAGTGGAGCTGGCGCAGTCGGGCCAGCGCTTCACCGTGCCGGCCGACCAGAGCATCCTCGACTGCCTCATCGAGCATGGCTGCGATCCGATGTTCGACTGCAAGCGCGGCGAGTGCGGCGTGTGCGCCGTGCCTGTGCTCGAGGGCGAGATCGACCACCGCGACTACGTGCTGACCGCCCGCGAGAAGGCCGAGGGCGCCGTCATGCAGATCTGCATCTCGCGCGCCAAGGGCGCGCGCCTGGTGCTGGACATCTGAAGCCGGGAGCCACGACACCATGACCGCATACAGAGACAACCCCGATGCGATCCGCGCGCTGGTGCAGGACGACCGCGTGCACCGCGACCTGTACACCAGCCAGGAGCTGTTCGAGCTGGAGCAGCAGCACTTCTTCGCCAACACCTGGAACTACGTCGGCCACGAGAGCCAGCTGCCCAAGCCCGGAGACTGGATCAGCAACGAGATCGCGGGCCGTCCGCTGATCATCGTGCGCCATTCGGACGGCAGCGTGCGCGCCATGATGAACCGATGCGCCCACAAGGGCTCGCGGCTGGTCAACGGGCCCTGTGGCAACACCGGCAAGTTCTTCCGCTGCCCCTATCACGCCTGGACCTTCAAGACCGACGGCGCCCCGCTGGCCATTCCACTGAAGACGGGCTACGAGCACACGCAGCTGCACGAGTGCGAATCGGGCAAGGGCCTCACCACGGTGAAGCACGTACGCAGCCATCGCGGCTTCATCTTCGTGAAGATCAACGACGCGGGGCCGGATTTCGACGAGTACTTCGGGGACTCGCTGAGCTCCATCGACAACATGGCCGATCGCTCGCCCGAAGGCGAGCTCGAGATCGCCGGCGGCTGCCTGCGCTTCATGCACCAGTGCAACTGGAAGATGTTCGTCGAGAACCTCAACGACACCATGCACCCCATGGTGGCGCACGAGTCCTCGGCCGGCACCGCCAAGCGCATGTGGGCCGACAAGCCGGCCGACGAGCCCAAGCCCATGGCCGTGGAGCAGTTCGTGCCCTTCATGTCCGACTACAAGTTCTTCGAGGACATGGGCATCCGCACCTACGACAACGGCCACAGCTTCACGGGCGTGCACTTCAGCATCCACAGCAAGTACAAGGCGATCCCCGCATACGACGACGCCATGAAGGCGCGCTACGGCGAGGAGAAGACCGCACAGATCCTCGGCATGGCGCGGCACAACACCGTGTACTACCCGAACCTCACGATCAAGGGCGCGATCCAGGCGATCCGCGTGGTCAAGCCGATCTCGGCCGACAGGACCCTGATCGAGAGCTGGACCTTCCGCCTGAAGGGCGCGCCGCCCGAACTGCTGCAGCGCACCACCATGTACAACCGCCTGATCAACTCGCCGTTCTCGGTGGTGGGCCACGACGACCTGCAGGCCTATCGCGGCATGCAGGCCGGTCTGCATGCGAGCGGCAACGAATGGGTAAGCCTGCACCGCGACTACGACCCGTCGGAACTGAAGGGCGGCGAGATCACCACCGGCGGTACCAACGAGCTGCCGATGCGCAACCAGTACCGCAGCTGGGTGCAGCGCATGACGGAGACGATGTAAATGGCCAACCCCCAGGCTTCGCGCACTTCGTGTCGCTTCTCCAACCCCCTTGCAGGGGGCAACACCAGCGGCCCGGCAAAGCCGGTTCCGCGGTGTTCCTCGAATGGGGAGGTACTGAAATGACATCGGTGACTCATCAGGACCTGATCGACTTCGTCGTGAACGAAGCGCACCTTCTCGACACGCGCCGCTACGAGGAGTGGAATGCGCTCTTCACCGAAAACGCGTTCTACTGGATTCCGCTCGTGCCCGACCAGGAAGACGGCCTCAACCATACCTCGCACCTCTACGAGGACAAGCTGCTGCGCGACCTGCGCATCGAGCGCCTCAAGAGCCCGCGCGCCTTCTCGCAGCAGCCGGCGAGCCGCTGCCACCACCTGCTGCAGGTGCCGGTGGTCGAGCAGTTCGATGCCCAGGCCAACCGCTTCGTGGTTCGCACCGCGTTCCACTATACCGAGTCGCAGGGCGACGAGCTGCAGTTCTACGTCGGCACCTTCTTCCATCACCTCGCCGTGCAGGGCGGTGCGCTGCGCATGACGCTCAAGCGCGTCAACCTGCTCAACTGCGACGCGGCGCTTCCGGCCGTGCAGCTCTTCATCTAAGGACGCGATGCCCCACGCCACCGTCCATCAAGTCTTTGCGGCGACCGCGGCGCGCACGCCGCAGGCCGAGTTCCTGTTCACCGAATCGGTGACCGCCGCCGCCTACGGCATCGAGGCCGGTGCCATCCGCTGGGGCGAGGCTGCAGGCGAGGTCGAGCGCCTGCGCGCGGCCTATGCGCAGGCCGGCTACGGGCATGGCCACCGCGTCGGCCTGCTGCTGGAGAACCGGCCCGCCTTCATCTTCCACTGGCTGGCGTTGAATGCGCTGGGCGCGAGCGTGGTGCCGATCAATGCCGAGATGCGCTCGGCCGAACTGGTCTATCTCATCGGCCACAGCGAGATCGGCCTGGCCGTGACGCTGCCGGGCCGTGCCGCCGACCTCCGGGCGGCCGCGGCGCAGGCCGGCGTGGCCTTCGAGACGATGGGCCCGGACGATGCCGTGCCGCCGGCGAAGACCGCCGGACCGCGTGCCCACGAACCCATCGGCATCGACACCGAATGCGGCCTGCTCTATACCTCGGGCACCACGGGCCGTCCGAAGGGTTGCATCCTGAGCAACGCCTACTTCCTGCGCGCGGGCGAGTGGTACGCCGCGCTGGACGGTGTGTGCAGCATCCGCCCGGACATGGAGCGCGTCATCACGCCGCTGCCGCTCAACCACATGAACGCGATGGCGTTCTCCACCATGGTGGTGCTGGTGGCGGGCGGTTGCCTGGTGCAGCTCGACCGCTTCCATCCCAAGAGCTGGCTCGCCAGCGCCAGGGAAAGCGGCGCCACCATCGTGCACTACCTCGGCGTGATGCCCGCGATGCTGCTGTCCGCACCCGCATCGCCGGCCGACCGCGACCATGCGATCCGCTGGGGCTTCGGCGCGGGCGTCGACCGCAAGAACCACGCACCGTTCGAGGAGCGCTTCGGCTTTCCGCTCGTCGAAGCCTGGGCCATGACCGAGACCGGCGCCGCCGCCTGCATCATGGCCAACCGCGAGCCGCGCCTGGTGGGCACGAGCTGCTTCGGGCGGCAGGAGGAGTTCGTCGAGATCCGCCTGGTCGGCGAGGACGGCCACGAGGCGGCGGTCGATGCGCCGGGCGAACTGCTGGTGCGGTCTTCGGGCAGCGACCCGAAGCGCTACTTCTTCTCCGGCTATCTGAAGGACGAGGAGGCCACGCGCGAAGCCTGGGCCGACGGCTGGTTCCATACCGGCGACCTGGTGCGCCGCGACGCGCAGGGCAACTTCTTCTTCGTCGACCGCAAGAAGAACGTGATCCGCCGCAGCGGCGAGAACATCTCGGCGGTCGAGGTCGAGAGCGTGCTGAACCAGCATCCGGCCGTGAAGGCGTCGGCGGTGGCCGCCACGCCCGACGCAGTGCGCGGCGACGAAGTACTGGCCTGCATCGTGATGCGCGAAGGCGCCGATGCCTCGCAGCCCGCGCAGACCGCCGCCAGCATCGTCGAGCACGCGCTGGCGCAGCTGGCGTACTACAAAGCACCCGGCTACGTCGCCTTCGTCGATGCGTTGCCCCTCACCCCGTCGCAGAAGATCCAGCGCGGCCAACTGCGCGAGATGGCGCAGTCGCTGCCGGGGCAGGGCCACTGCATCGACACCCGCGCGATGAAGAAACGACAGGTGGGCGCGGCATGACGAAACCGCGACTCTCCTACGAAGGCGTCGCGGTCGCGGTGCCCATCACCGTGCCGTATGTGCGCTACTCCACGCGCACCGCGCACTGGTTCATCGGCCAGGCGATCGAGGCGCTGGTCCAGGCCAGCGGCGTGCCCAAGGAACAGATCGACGGACTGTGCCTCAGCAGCTTCTCGCTCGCACCCGATACGGCGGTCGGCGTCACGCAGCACCTCGGCATGTCGCCCCGCTGGCTCGACCATGTGCCCACCGGAGGCGCCTCCGGCGTGATGTGCCTGCGCCGTGCGGCACGTGCGGTGCAGGCGGGCGATGCCGACATCGTTGCCTGCGTTGGCGCGGACACCAACCATGTCGACTCCTTCCGCCAGACGCTCGGCAGCTTCAGCAACTTCGCGCGCGACGCAAGCTATCCCTACGGCTCGGGCGGGCCCAACTCGATCTTCGCTTTCATCACCGCCAACTACATGCGCACCTACGGCGCGAAGCGCGAAGACTTCGGCCGCATCTGCGTCGACCAGCGCACCAATGCGCTCGGCAATCCGAACGCGATGTTCAAGAAGGCGTTGACGCTCGACGAGTACATGGATTCGCGGCCCATCTCCGACCCGATCCACCTGTTCGACTGCGTCATGCCCTGCGCGGGCGCCGACGCGTTCCTGGTGATGAGCGAAGAGCGCGCGCGCGACCTCGGGCTGGCGCACGTGGTGATCCGAGGCGCCATCGAACGCCACAACGCCTATGCCGAAGATCCTGTGATGGTGCAGGGCGGCTGGCGCAAGGACCGCGACGACCTCTACGCGCAGGCCGGTGTACAGCCCGCCCAGCTCGATTTCGTGCAGACCTACGACGACTATCCGGTCATCGTGATGATGCAGTTCGAAGACCTCGGTTTCTGCGAGAAGGGCGAGGGCTCGGCCTTCGTGCAGTCGAACACCATGACCTTCGACGGCAGCTTTCCGAACAACACGAGCGGCGGGCAGCTGTCCGCAGGGCAGGCCGGCGCGGCCGGCGGCTTCCTCGGCATGGTCGAGGCGATCCGGCAATTGACCGGCCAGGCCGGACAACGCGCCGTGCCGAACGCCCAGCTGGGCCTTGTTGCCGGCTTCGGCATGGTGACCTACGACCGCTGCCTT encodes:
- a CDS encoding indolepyruvate oxidoreductase subunit beta family protein, translating into MTAAQPIKIAILAMGGEGGGVLADWIVDMGEANGYVAQTTSVPGVAQRTGATIYYVELYPLAQAEADGGRPVLALMPLPGDVDVVLASELMEAGRAVQRGLVTQERTTLIASTHRVFSIAEKSALGDGRVESGQLLAHTARAAKRFIRFDMAQAAEASGSVISAVLFGALAGSGVLPFSRAQFESTIERGGVGVKPSLKAFGAAFDRAQGGDDGEPAVQAAVAAPAPQPRHPAVRALVERVQRSFPEAAQNLLLEGVRRLIDYQDVAYAGLYLDRMAAVAAIPGDNQRLLDETARHLALWMSYEDTARVAALKTRATRFERVRGEARVQPDQVLAINEYMHPRLQEICETLPGGIGRWLMGSTLPKKLVERFTQHGRVIQTSSLRGYLMLRTVAAMKRWRLSTMRYADENRRIEQWLQRIAATAQRNPELAVELAQCQRLVKGYSDTHERGVRNYDTVMRAFERAGAALAPATLRELRDAALADEHGHKLQAALVQHALA
- a CDS encoding aromatic-ring-hydroxylating dioxygenase subunit beta, producing the protein MTSVTHQDLIDFVVNEAHLLDTRRYEEWNALFTENAFYWIPLVPDQEDGLNHTSHLYEDKLLRDLRIERLKSPRAFSQQPASRCHHLLQVPVVEQFDAQANRFVVRTAFHYTESQGDELQFYVGTFFHHLAVQGGALRMTLKRVNLLNCDAALPAVQLFI
- a CDS encoding aromatic ring-hydroxylating dioxygenase subunit alpha, with product MTAYRDNPDAIRALVQDDRVHRDLYTSQELFELEQQHFFANTWNYVGHESQLPKPGDWISNEIAGRPLIIVRHSDGSVRAMMNRCAHKGSRLVNGPCGNTGKFFRCPYHAWTFKTDGAPLAIPLKTGYEHTQLHECESGKGLTTVKHVRSHRGFIFVKINDAGPDFDEYFGDSLSSIDNMADRSPEGELEIAGGCLRFMHQCNWKMFVENLNDTMHPMVAHESSAGTAKRMWADKPADEPKPMAVEQFVPFMSDYKFFEDMGIRTYDNGHSFTGVHFSIHSKYKAIPAYDDAMKARYGEEKTAQILGMARHNTVYYPNLTIKGAIQAIRVVKPISADRTLIESWTFRLKGAPPELLQRTTMYNRLINSPFSVVGHDDLQAYRGMQAGLHASGNEWVSLHRDYDPSELKGGEITTGGTNELPMRNQYRSWVQRMTETM
- a CDS encoding AMP-binding protein — its product is MPHATVHQVFAATAARTPQAEFLFTESVTAAAYGIEAGAIRWGEAAGEVERLRAAYAQAGYGHGHRVGLLLENRPAFIFHWLALNALGASVVPINAEMRSAELVYLIGHSEIGLAVTLPGRAADLRAAAAQAGVAFETMGPDDAVPPAKTAGPRAHEPIGIDTECGLLYTSGTTGRPKGCILSNAYFLRAGEWYAALDGVCSIRPDMERVITPLPLNHMNAMAFSTMVVLVAGGCLVQLDRFHPKSWLASARESGATIVHYLGVMPAMLLSAPASPADRDHAIRWGFGAGVDRKNHAPFEERFGFPLVEAWAMTETGAAACIMANREPRLVGTSCFGRQEEFVEIRLVGEDGHEAAVDAPGELLVRSSGSDPKRYFFSGYLKDEEATREAWADGWFHTGDLVRRDAQGNFFFVDRKKNVIRRSGENISAVEVESVLNQHPAVKASAVAATPDAVRGDEVLACIVMREGADASQPAQTAASIVEHALAQLAYYKAPGYVAFVDALPLTPSQKIQRGQLREMAQSLPGQGHCIDTRAMKKRQVGAA
- a CDS encoding thiolase family protein — protein: MTKPRLSYEGVAVAVPITVPYVRYSTRTAHWFIGQAIEALVQASGVPKEQIDGLCLSSFSLAPDTAVGVTQHLGMSPRWLDHVPTGGASGVMCLRRAARAVQAGDADIVACVGADTNHVDSFRQTLGSFSNFARDASYPYGSGGPNSIFAFITANYMRTYGAKREDFGRICVDQRTNALGNPNAMFKKALTLDEYMDSRPISDPIHLFDCVMPCAGADAFLVMSEERARDLGLAHVVIRGAIERHNAYAEDPVMVQGGWRKDRDDLYAQAGVQPAQLDFVQTYDDYPVIVMMQFEDLGFCEKGEGSAFVQSNTMTFDGSFPNNTSGGQLSAGQAGAAGGFLGMVEAIRQLTGQAGQRAVPNAQLGLVAGFGMVTYDRCLCTGAVILGRTA
- a CDS encoding PDR/VanB family oxidoreductase; the encoded protein is MTAPSATLSLRVVEARELNPLIRMLRLRADDGRALPGFAAGAHVRVQVSLPDGRTDWRHYSLINFATARNATNAPTEYVIAVRKEAEGRGGSRFMHEHLREGDALAIEAPKNDFPLHTGPGGSVLVAGGIGVTPLATMAARRRAEGAPVRMHYAGRARELMAFLPELQDLLGDDLRVHTDAEAGRPLDIDALLDDVPAGDRLYVCGPKVMLDAVLERTQARGWEHDRVHFELFTEVVAEAGDQPFEVELAQSGQRFTVPADQSILDCLIEHGCDPMFDCKRGECGVCAVPVLEGEIDHRDYVLTAREKAEGAVMQICISRAKGARLVLDI